From the Lathyrus oleraceus cultivar Zhongwan6 chromosome 4, CAAS_Psat_ZW6_1.0, whole genome shotgun sequence genome, one window contains:
- the LOC127073919 gene encoding uncharacterized protein LOC127073919, which yields MTMETESLRSQFSSPSFSSYSSDTLAQIATRVIHTDDTLLHSSQQNDNNTLELNDTVNDDFEFDFTFLSTDSGTVSADDIFHNGQITPTYPLFDQSLLNGVVSRSPVLPETVPRRRRLPLKKLMEDEGEGKELDGVAAGTYCVWTPPCKKSSSAESESKRWKFRDLLLRSHSDGKKDSLLFFTSGVKHNSTVHDVAGAAKDGFRSKRKLGISWIIQ from the coding sequence ATGACGATGGAAACAGAGTCTCTCCGTTCCCAATTTTCATCCCCAAGTTTCAGCAGTTACTCTTCCGACACTTTGGCTCAAATAGCAACCAGAGTCATCCACACCGACGACACCCTTCTACACTCTTCTCAACAAAACGACAATAACACTCTTGAGCTAAACGACACTGTCAACGATGATTTCGAATTCGACTTCACTTTCCTTTCCACTGATTCTGGCACTGTCTCCGCCGACGACATTTTCCACAACGGCCAGATCACGCCCACTTACCCACTCTTCGACCAATCTTTGCTCAACGGCGTCGTTTCACGTTCCCCTGTTCTCCCTGAAACGGTACCTCGGCGTCGTCGTTTACCCCTGAAGAAACTCATGGAAGACGAGGGAGAAGGTAAAGAGCTTGACGGTGTGGCAGCGGGTACGTACTGCGTGTGGACCCCACCTTGCAAAAAGAGCAGCTCCGCTGAGTCAGAGTCCAAGCGGTGGAAGTTCCGGGATTTGTTACTCAGGAGCCATAGCGATGGGAAGAAGGACTCACTTTTGTTTTTTACATCCGGCGTAAAGCACAACTCCACCGTTCATGATGTCGCCGGCGCGGCCAAGGACGGGTTTCGATCGAAGAGGAAGTTAGGAATTAGTTGGATTATTCAGTAG